From Aegilops tauschii subsp. strangulata cultivar AL8/78 chromosome 5, Aet v6.0, whole genome shotgun sequence:
caaagggacacacgtgaagaaaaagtttcacacccaaagatcccactctgggatgtgactttcactgtcatcactttcttctctagTGAGTTTCCGGACTTCTATATCTGGAAAGTCCCACTTTGGACAAACCATAGGGAATCTTTGTAATAGTTAGGGagcttatgtgttttggcatttgaaacgtgTACTTTTGTGCTTCAGGCAAACGTGTACCTTCCtaacttcatttgctatttttcagctcatttactgattttttttagctaaatgaccctgaaattgaaaatcactacaaatgaactctgaaaaggttgaaagttggcatggtatcaccatttcacccacatagcatgtgcaaaaaagttgagagggttacggcaaaaactggatgcacttcgtgtacaaaatggacaatctcttttgaagtatcagggtttcggacgaaaactcatctattacaaaggcatttcatttttaaaacttattacaactccagactttttgtgcattcagtatgcaccattcaaagccacatcatcaactttcaaccctttcttatatcatttgctatttttcatgcatttactgatttttttttgagctaaatgaccctgaaattgaaatgcactacaaatgaactctgaaaaggttgaaaagttggcatggtgtcatcatttcacccacatagcatgtgcaaaaaagtagagagggttacggcaaaaattggatgcacttcgagtacaaaatggacaatctctttcgaagtatcagggtttcggacgaaaactcatctgtttacAGAGGCaattcattttttaacttatttcaactccagactttttgtgcattcagtatgcaccattcaaaggcatgtcatcaactttcaaccctttctgacatcatttgctatttttcatgcatttactgatttttttagctaaatgaccctgaaattgaaaagcactacaaatgaactctgaaaaggttcaaagttgtcatggtatcatcgtttcacccacctagcatgtgcaaaaaaatagagagggttacgtcaaaaactggatgcacttcgtgtacaaaatgggcaatctctttcgaagtatcagggtttcagatgaaaactcatctgttacaaagacatttcattttttaatagcctaagtattaccaaattgaatataatgataaaacacactaatattaaacataacaAAAAAGAATCTCTGAAAATTCTATTTTTAAagtaaagttattcacaaactagtgattcacacaaatttcaaataattcaaatttaaactattcaaatttgaaaactaccggcactaacagcaagtttgtaattttttgtacctaaagcaaaattattcacaaagaaactctaaatacagcaaaaaacaactcacaaataaataaaagaaaataaataaagcagaaaagaataaaagaaaattaaaaaagcccgcctactagGCCACAACGGCCTGCATAcaactagaaacccaacctgtagttgggccaggatgcaggcccatAAGGCGCAGTAGGCCCACAGGGTAGCGCGGCAgtttaggcccagaagcctgctttggagaggagctcgTAGGAGCAGCagcggctgggtttataaaccagtgcggttgcccttcgctcggcgaggtgggagTAAACTTTGTGCACCGCGGGTGGCAGCgtaccccctttagtaccgggtcgtggctccaaccggtactaaagggggggtcttaAGTACCGGTTGctgccacgacccggtactaaagggcgtgcgcttcccgccgcttggcctggccaaaataggcctttagtaccggttggagccaccaaccggtactaaaggtccatCCTATATAAACAACACTTTAAATTTTTGCAGTTTCATGTCCCACTTCCTCTCCTCTGCTTTGACATCGACGTCGCCCCGTACACCGCCCCCATCCCGCGCCCTAGCCATCGCCATCACCGTCCCCGTCGCTGCCCCCTTCCCCATCGccgcccggcccgtccccgtcgccgtccccgtcgtcgttgtctcgccgccgccccgtcgccgcacccgtcgccgccccctgtCGCTGCCCCGGTTGCCCTGCTGTGAGCCCCCTGCGCCATGGCCGCGCCCTCGATCATCCGATCGAGCCCGCCCgtacgcacacacacacacacacacacatttttcttacttattttatgttttctgttttttagttttttatacttttagttatagaaatgttatatGAATTAGATATATATAAATGTTAGATTAATATCGAAGTTATAGctagctagatgaattagattaatgtcaaattgttaatTAGATGATCGAATTAGATAtattaatgtcaaatgttagGTGAATTAGATAGAAatgttagattaatgtcaaatgttagatgaattagctagatagaaatgttagatgaattagttttttatacttttagttatagatgaattagatatattaatgttagatgaattagttTTTCATACTTTTGTCAAATGTTaaatgaattagctagatatattaaattagatgaattagctagctAGATATCATCTgtcaaagtttgaattttgacatATGCAACATTTGATCATATATATTAACTGATCATATgtcaaagtttgaattttgacatatgcaacatttcatcatatgtcaaagtttgaatttttacatatgcaacaatattggatcatatgtcaaagtttgagtcaaagtttgactttgacatAGATTTATCaagatgcagatgtgcagaaagtcaaggacgctgctcttaggaagatggcgGTTGCATTCAACAACCACAAGAAAAGTATATGGGCCAAGTACGTCGAAGGAGgaaagaagactccagaattcatgGGAACACTCGAGAAGcaaagagatcactggcccgcttccgtgaaattcaaggaatcggaATTAGCTAAGGAACGGTCAAGAGTAAACAAGCTCAATGCCGCAAAAAGGGAGCATTACCATAGGCTGGGgtcaggtggctacgcggtggcctAGCCTAAGTGTGATAAGGCTGAGCAACAGATGGTGGATGCATGGGTCATTCCAGTTACATTGAGCTGGCCCCCAGGTGCaggacttggttctatgcgcatggggggatGTTGGACCCAAAGACATGCCAGGTTTTGGAGAAGGCAAGTCTTAAAGGAGCCGACGTCAAAATACCTGTTGCAATAGAAGAGGCTCGaacgggggtgttcacgcccaacagagagaatgatgagcttacgcgcgccctaggaaatcctgaacacccgggaagaacacgaggcaaaggCATTGTTCCGTGGTATGAGGGGTTTGCGGACTGGAACACCGACTACAGAAGCcatgcaagaaagaagatggaggaggagaagaagtgGAAGCTGGAgaaggagcagaggaagcaggaagcagaaTGCCTTAAAGGCCTAGAATCAGCGCATGAGGAGTTGGCACTCTAATTCCAGCGGCaacagcagcagatcgactcacttagccaagaaagggggtctcagcagcggcagcaactagcggatccagcattggataccatcgtcccatccatgccgagacactacaagaaatatgtcaacttgcgatcttcactattggtcactgaaaggtcattgtttttcatttgcgacctttttgtgaccaaaaacagaaggtcaaaagctgacGGTCATAAACTGAAATTAATGACCTTCTCTATGAGAACGTCGTGGAATTCCACGACCAAAAAAAAAGGTCGTTGATTCTAtgaccttctgttttggtcgCTAGCTCTCTGCCCAGGccaagtcggatccgacgtggcaatctgacgtggcaaaattgcgacTAATTAAAAAGGTCGTTGATAAGATTCAGCCCGGTCCGATTAGGTGTTTTATATGGGTCGAGCCCAACAATTCAGCCCATTTAGTATATTTATTTCTGTTAATTTTTGTCTGctacatgggccaagcccaatTGGTCAGCCCGTCAATTTTTATGCACGTTTGGCCTTTCAAGAATATAGGTACAATTTTATGCAGCCCATTTCTAGTTTACATTCAGCCTTTTTATACATTCAAATAATAATTCAATCCTAGAGTTGGTCCAGTACTCTTTTCAGCCCATTCACATATTCGTACAAATGATCCTCCTTTTCGACAAATTTCGCAAATAATTTCATATTTCATCACTAAATATGTTTACATCACAGGCCATAAAGCCCTACAAAATAGTATCACTTGTTCCTATACAAAACTATCAAATGATACGTACAACAAAACAGAATACAGAAAATTTAGTTCAACAAAAACAAGTTTTCTTCCTCTTCCATCTTCCAGAACACACAACACCTGTCAAAATAAAGATGCCACAACAAAAATGGAAGGATCAGCCATTAGAAGCATATTGAATACAAGGGAAACAATCAAACTAAAGAAATGAAAGGCACGCACTGTGAAAATTTTGACAGCACGAATTTTTTTTTGTATTACATAACGAACAGAAATGTAATCTGATTCCATAAGACATATGGAATTATCAAAAAGACAATGCAAAATTTATAGTGCTAGCTCAGGAATAAGGCAAAGCATATTTAACAGTGCGAGCTTAGGATGCCACCATGCACACTCCAACAAACACTAAACGGTTTAGTGGGCAAGAGAGCAGGACACAACTGTACCTGGAGATGCTGCTAGCCAGCGACAAAAGTAAGTTGGTCGGAGCCAAAGAGGGGTCTGCCAAAGGAGCCAACCATGCCGACGAGGATGAGGTAATCGGTGATCTTCTCCAGGTTCTCCTTGATATTGTCCCACTCCAGGTTGTCCCGCTGCAGCTCATCCTACACCGCCCAGAAACAAACAATTCATATCAACAACTGCATAGATCATCCATTGTTTACTTATCTAGACCAGACACTACTACTCGTTTGCTTATCTAGACCAGACACTACTACTATTTGTGAATATAGCAAATGTAAAAAAAATGTAAGTGGTAAACAACACTTGAGAATATAGCAACAGATTAAGAGCATATTGTTTAGCATCACAAATAGTATCACAATGCTACAAGAAGCTATTAGGATAAAGTAGAGCTTCTACATTACATAGTCAGATATGAAGGACCAAGCAAACTGTTTCGGAAAAGACAAGTTACAGAGCAATCATGTATTGACCATCCTACTGGTAGCAAGGGCATAAAGATAATCACTTAACAAGCAGTACCAACATGACTAAATCACATACCAAAGTGCAATCTAATATCCCAGCTGCCAAAACACCATATCAAGATTCCGTACAAACAGAAAAAGAGCATGCGCTGCAGGACATATAAATATACCATGAGCATTATTCCTACAAGGGAAATCCTTGTAAATATTACAAACATGCCGCTGGGTACTAATCAGCCAGTGTAGTGTCATGGCTACCCGAGGAATCACCTAAACACACGGCCTCGAAGAGGATGGGCAGTGCTACCTGCACTAGAGTCACCATGTTGCCTATGATTCGATCAAGACAAATACAATCAGTATCAGGATCAGAGGTTCAGAACAAGAATAGTGAAGGCATTTATGATATATAAACAACAAGGAGATGATGCAAACTCTAACGAAGTAGGCACTGAGTAACAACAACTCCATTAAACTTAAGTTGTTGCTACATGCATATACTAAATAGAACCAGAAGTATGTCGACTACTAGACAGCCATGAATGATGCCCAGGAAAAAAGAATGCACAAACACAAACAATAGAGCCACTAATTAACCACAAGTGAGTTATCTCAGAGGTGCTATTCAAGCACTTGGAACCAGTATAGCAAGATGGATTACAAAAAAAACAATTCAGCGTAAACCATTGCAGCATGAAGAGGTATATAATCTTTTCACCTGCATTGCAATTTTCAGGATATGGAACCAGCCACTAAGCAAAGCTTAGGCGAAACATTCTTTAGGACCAGCTAATTCAATAATAAGCATATCATGGACTGGAACAATCTATACCACTGTGGATGTTGTTTTCCACTATATATCTCCAACAATAACACTAGTATCAAACTTGAAAAGAAATGCTTAACTAGCTAACTCGTTTCTGAAAAGACAAGGCATTAAGAGGTATCATCATTCTTTTAATAACTTGCATTGCAACATTCATGATCAACAGCTATGCACAAATGCAAGAAAATCTACACGAACTGCCCGGCTCTCTTAAATATTTTCTTCAAGTGGTTTCTTTACAGCTGGGTATATGTTGCAGTTGACAAAAGAAGATGTATTTGCAGTTGCGTACCACTCTGGAATGTCGATGTGCTGCCTGACCTTCTCACTGTCAGCCACCAAGTCCCAGGTGGTCTTCTCCTCTAGACAAGCATGGGGAGTGCTCTTCCGGCGCCTTTCTGCAATCAAACACAAGCAGATTAAGCACTGCGATCTCCTAGGAACACCAGTGAACAGACACACGAGGGGATCAAAACGAAACCAACCTGGTCGAACAGCACGATCCTGTAGAACTCCGGATCGAAGTATCCACAGTTGCCGGGCGAAGTGCCAGCCTAGGACCCCCGTGGAGGAAGACGACAGGCTGCAGACAGAACAAAATCGGTATTACTAAGGGAAGAATTGCAGGTGTACAACTGGTAAATGTCATAAAGCCTTCATGTGTACATCTTTCTTCATAAAAGTACTTACAAAAGTAGTCCCATCTCCCACTCCTTGTTACTTACTACATGAAGTACCCATAGTCCAAGAGAACAATTCACCTGGTGCTAATCATGGTCTGATACTGGGATACACACAAACTAGTGTCCACATGTTCGCTCTAAATTTAAAAATTATGCCCTAAATGTAAAAAATCTGGGCGGTGCAGAGGAGGAACGACGTTGTGTTTCTTTCTTCTCTGAAGAAAAGAAGAGTGTTGCGCCATCTGATGTGATGCACCCATGGATTACAACTCCCTAAACCCTCGCCTGCTCCGACAGCCCTGCTCCGGGGAGCCGACGCGGTGGCGGGAGAACCCTAGAACGGAATGGGAGgtggggagagagggggaagggaaggggaGGGGAACCTTGGCCTTGTAGGGGAGCGGGCCGTGGTAGGCGAGCACCTCCTCGCCCTCCGTGAAGGAGACTGCAGAGCCCTTCGCCTTGTCCTTccctccactgccgccgccgctcGTGGTCGTGGTTGTGTTGGAGCTGCCCCATATGGCACCCACACCGGCACACATGCCAAGGGATGGAGGGAGGAAGGCGTGGtcgtgggagggagggagggaggaaggcgctggattgaatCAAGGCACGCCCACGCCGGCACGCACGCACGCCGGATCGAGACTAGTGGATATGGGGGATGAAGGCGAGGGGAGGGGGATGGCGGAGACGAGGTCGGCGGTGGGTGGGGGCGGCGGTGGTGGGTGGggatggcggcggtggtgggTGGGGATGGCGGCGAGGGAGAGGAAGGCGCGGCAGCCTCGATCGGATCTGGAGAAGGAAAGGGTGGGTGGGTAGGTGGGTTAGGGTTTTGGTCTTTCAGGAGAAGATCCACCATTGGATGGGCGTGTGATGGATGGCTCAGATCGTGTCCAACTTGGTGATCCGCGTGGACGTGGTTCCTCGCTTCTCATTTGTTGGCTGGCTCGTGCTCAAATATCCAAAAATTTGGACCCAAATCTTTGATTTTTTTAAATGCCTACAAATTTGTGTTGAAAATTTTAACCACACCATTTTCCAGAAGGCGGTTGTTAGGCGCCGGTCAATCGGCCTGAATTTGGGTCGCTCGCCTGGCGACCCTACGATGTTTTCGTATGTAACCATTTGATTCAACCCCAAAGTTATACTTTCTTTCCTATCTTTCTCGTTCTCCTTAGATAGAACACATCGTTGACCCTCCCGTTGTTGCGCCGTCACGCACAAGCGCAGTCTGCCGCCTCACAGTCGGCATCACCCCGGCGTTCTCTAGTTGTAGCATTCACCAGTTCTAGCACCTCCCTGAAGCTGCTCACCATCGGGGATGAAGCATCCTGAATCAACAGTTCCAGCAATCCATATTGTCGGTTCAAGAAAATTTCTTCACCACTTCCAAAACCTCCCCCGCAAATTGCTGACTACCAAGGATGCAACATGccaaattcattttccattttttgagtgcccaaaataagttttttttgtgaatgacctaccatatatttgttgcaaaattgtaccaaatcaattttctaaaatactaggccatgattaatgcacaattgaccaaatggttgggtgtcaaaatcCTTGATCCagctctggtgaaaaagacaaatttccgccgattcaataggaagcgggtcaattttgaactgtagctacctcatagtttgctctttattttttccaaaaatcatttctacgTCATAaatatctatttaatcagagaaacatcaaaaggtttccaagattcaacaactagctaggaacggtcaagcacGCCGTTtcgaccgcattttgaaacgggcataaaaaattaaaaaaaattggaaaaccttcgcattgtgtcattatatgtgaccaagttaccaggaaaaataataaacttatAATACGAcaattcttttaaaaaagtgttctcagaaacgagctatcatgtgtggagatcaatggctttcaagccaaatgatcaatcttatggccacattcatggcatagtttgttcaaatgatctcatattgtgcacaagggtgcatattggaatggcaaacaatgttgcctaaggaaattttcattttctttggacgaaaaaatcattttccatttttcgaatgccccaaatgaggtttttttTGAAGAatctaccaaataattgttggaAAATTGGatcaaatcatttttctaaaatattacgccatatttaatgcataattgacgaaatggttgggtgtaaaatgttttgatccacctctagtgaaaaagacaaattttcccgtttcagctggaagcgggtcaaattcgaacagcggctgcctcatagtttgctatttatttttccaaaaatcatttctaggaacaaaagtatctatttaatcagagaaacacccaaaaaattccaagattcaaccactagctaggaacggtcattcccaccgttttgaccgcattttgaaacgggcataaaaaattcaaaaaaaatcaaaaaattggaaaaccttcgcattgtgtcattatatgtgaccaagttagcaggaaaaataataaacttgtaatacgacaattcttttaaaaaaatgttctcagaaatgagctatcatgtgttgCAAATTGTGCCCGCCGTATGTGACCAATATAATGACACAACAATGAAAACTATGCCATCAATTTTCCATTTTTcaagtgcccaaaatgagtttttttgtgaaggaactaccatatatttgttgcaaatttggaccaaatcaattttacaaaatactaggacatatttaatgcacaattgacaaaatggctggtttcaaaagttttgatccacctctcgtgaaaaagacaaatttccgccgattcagcagaaagcgggtcaaatttgaactgcatgtgccttatagtttgctctttattttttccaaaaatcatttctagttacataagtatctatttaatcaaaaatacatggtttggtggtgaTACGTCGATGTTTGGATGGTGGCCCAGGGCCCCAACTCGAAAGCGCATAGACTCGCATGCCCGctgcgtggtcaccgcgtgaccgtggcatTGCCATGCGTTCTGGGCAGCCCAGGCATGTCTAGTAGGTTGGGCACTCCCTTGGTAGATGCTAGAAAGAAAATAACAATAGAAGAATCTCTCGAGGAGACTGAactatgctcaaacatgaattagcagccaagtgtttgattagcggtataGGAAATTCACAAGGCCAATGGGCTTGAGTTTTGGCTGAGTATGATTATCTACTAGGGAGACTATCTTggcaaattttcagctcaaatggaggagtTTGGATGGCACTTACTTCGGAAATTTGCCGAGGAACATTTACTAGGCAAATTGAGCTGAATtttgtcatgaggcaatgatttggataggAAAGAGTGCCCAAAATTTTTTTAGGGCAATCAAGAATATAAAaatagcacttccttcacaaagtgttgttctgaacagaataggaaaatgaatattgttgaattatattttaactaggcaaggaaggtttttgacatatttgacgaagatatgacccaaagaattaaTGAGAATTTTTTCGGAATTTTGGAACtaacagaaatataggttgcttcacaacctagggcaaaaattgacacatacatgacacataggcaaaactgatgaggtggcgcctagtcatagcaatccaccacaacttacaaggttatgaccatctatattggttgtgatcagctagaaataaggcagcggatcAGTGCTGTCTGCTTTGTGACCATTTCGTGTAACGAAATTACGACCTTTATGGCCAAAATGGTCGATATAGTtgagggtttggagcccccccagcagcttttgaccaattggtctcaaatggtcgtagatctatgaccaattcttctaGGGTCACTAACataaggtcactagttgacatatttcttgtagtgagaAGCAGCGTGGGTTCCGCCCTGGGCGAGGGAATGgctggatagataccctgtggatgacatcatggataacactaattgtgagctacacttcaaaatgaagaacatatccatgaaggtggtgttggggaacgtagtaatttcaaaaaatttcctacgcacacgcaagatcatggtgatgcatagcaacgagaggggagagtgctgtccacgtaccctcgtagaccgacagcggaagcgttatcacaacgcggttgatgtagtcgtacgtcttcacgatccgaccgatcaagtaccgaacgcacggcacctcccagttctacacacgttcagctcgatgacgtccctcgaactccgatccagccgagtgttgagggagagtttcgtcagcacgacggcgtggtgacgatgatgatgttctaccgacgcagggcttcgcctaagctccgcaatgatattattgaggtgtaatttggtggagggggcaccgcacacggctaaaagatctcaaggatcaattgttgtgtctctggggtgcccccctgcccccgtatataaaggagcaagggaggaggaggccggccctaggagggggcgcaccaagtgtggagtcctactaggactccctagtcctagtaggattccacctcccatatggaataggaaaagaggaagggaaaaagagaaggaaggaagggggcgccccccttccctagtccagttcggaccagaccaaggggagggatgcggccacccttgaggccctttttcttctttcccgtatggcccaataaggcccaatacgtattcccgtaactctccggtactccaaaaaatagccgaatcactcggaacctttccgaagtccgaatatagtcgtccaatatatcgatctttacgtctcgaccatttcgagactcctcgtcatgtccctgatctcatccgggactccgaactccttcggtacatcaacatacataaactcataataaaactgtcatcgtaactttaagcgtgcggaccctacgggttcgagaactatgtagacatgaccaagacatgtctccggtcaataaccaatagcgtgacctggatgcccatattggctcccacatattctacgaagatctttatcggtcagaccgcataacaacatacgttgttccctttgtcatcagtatgttacttgcccgagattcgatcgtcggtatctcgatacctagttcaatctcgttaccggcaagtctctttactcattccgtaacacatcatcccgcaactaacttattagtcacaatgcttgcaaggcttatagtgatgtgcattaccgagtgggcccagagatacctctccgacaatcggagtgacaaatcctaatctcgaaatacgccaacccaacaagtacctttggagacacctgtagagcacctttataatcacccatttacgttgtgacgtttggtagcacacaaagtgttcctccggtaaacgggagttgcataatctcatagttagaggaacatgtataagtcatgaagaaagcaatagcaacatactaaacgatcgggtgctaagctaacggaatgggtcaagtcaatcacgtcattctcctaatgaggtgatctcgttaatcaaatgacaagttatgtctatggctaggaaacataaccatctttgattaacgagctagtcaagtagaggcatactagtgacact
This genomic window contains:
- the LOC109758005 gene encoding uncharacterized protein, whose translation is MVDLLLKDQNPNPPTHPPFPSPDPIEAAAPSSPSPPSPPTTAAIPTHHRRPHPPPTSSPPSPSPRLHPPYPLVSIRRACVPAWACLDSIQRLPPSLPPTTTPSSLHPLACVPVWVPYGAAPTQPRPRAAAAVEGRTRRRALQSPSRRARRCSPTTARSPTRPSLSSSSTGVLGWHFARQLWILRSGVLQDRAVRPERRRKSTPHACLEEKTTWDLVADSEKVRQHIDIPEWQHGDSSAGSTAHPLRGRVFRMSCSGTTWSGTISRRTWRRSPITSSSSAWLAPLADPSLAPTNLLLSLASSISRCCVFWKMEEEENLFLLN